One region of Gilliamella sp. ESL0405 genomic DNA includes:
- a CDS encoding helix-hairpin-helix domain-containing protein — translation MKLLSILSLLLLSFTFSGFSYAQSASPATAQQQQKQLDQVNINTATAEELTKALNGIGANKAQKIVEYREKFGPFVSIEQLKEVSGIGQAILDKNAGKITL, via the coding sequence ATGAAATTATTATCAATTTTAAGTCTTTTATTATTAAGCTTTACCTTTTCCGGTTTTAGTTATGCTCAATCTGCTTCTCCCGCTACTGCACAGCAACAACAAAAGCAGCTAGATCAAGTCAATATTAACACTGCAACAGCAGAAGAGTTAACAAAAGCATTAAATGGAATTGGCGCAAATAAAGCGCAAAAAATTGTCGAATATCGGGAAAAATTTGGACCTTTTGTATCAATTGAACAATTGAAGGAAGTTTCTGGCATCGGGCAAGCAATACTAGAT